A single genomic interval of Daucus carota subsp. sativus chromosome 1, DH1 v3.0, whole genome shotgun sequence harbors:
- the LOC108203719 gene encoding phosphatidylinositol-3-phosphatase SAC1 isoform X3, whose product MAKSSKSSSKPPIVQLNDLEFDSNSYSLEKFTLYETRARFYLIGSDRKKRYFRVLKIDRMEASELNISEDPVVYSSKEINSLLQRIDEGNRATGGLSVVAKVYGIAGCIKFLEPYYLILVTKRRQIGCICGHAVYSIDESQIISIPHVSVQTEAAYSKTELRYKKLLSCVDLTRDFFYSYTYPIMQSLQKNVISISEERMPYENIFVWNAFLTEPIRSRCNNTIWTLALVHGNFKQTRLSVFGRDFSVTLVARRSRHFAGTRYLKRGVNDRGRVANDVETEQIILDEEAGSCKGKMSSVVQMRGSIPLFWSQEASRFSPKPDIILQRYDPTYEATKMHFEDLAERYGNPIIVLNLIKTVEKRPREMMLRREFTTAVGYLNQILPEEKQLKFIHWDFNKFAKSKSANVLAVLGGVASEALDLTGFYYSGKPSAIKRKSSQISRTSITRDASLRDLRANSGDLARIGSNIDTLNSALMQNRDCTGPQHSSNNNYGNAAPRFQSGVLRTNCIDCLDRTNVAQYAYGLAALGRQLHAMSLTDEPKVDADSSIAAALMEMYQSMGDALAQQYAGSAAQNTVFPERQGKWKATTQSKELLKSIQRYYSNTYTDGEKQDAINLFLGYFKPQDSRPTIWDLDSDYYLHVTGIEDNFTPEKRSVAVLSPVPAWREDFSRIKLTSFDKLLQQTCSSIKNVRLWAEPAQRTGNSGMAPDAAEIQLKTPNWLFGQRKLDKSSSPRKVVSNECADEESKIESRVEYLLDIDWPSYIGNTNEEEVSQRYLSMTSVDEANGWYGGTLIGDQDENSEIYKHYAELCQGPAMEPFQLDTETEKLYADFLQAGTFDGSNDASVEKEMEEALKEFNRISADLGIIPSSCKASYGDPCQLTRWIIGEEKIQKV is encoded by the exons ATGGCAAAATCCTCAAAATCAAGCTCAAAACCTCCGATCGTGCAATTAAACGATCTCGAATTCGACTCCAACTCCTACTCACTCGAGAAATTTACACTCTACGAAACTCGAGCG AGATTTTATCTGATTGGAAGCGACCGGAAGAAGAGGTACTTCCGAGTGCTGAAAATCGATCGAATGGAAGCTTCGGAGTTGAATATAAGTGAAGATCCTGTCGTTTATTCGTCCAAGGAAATTAATAGTTTGCTTCAGCGTATTGATGAGGGAAATCGTGCTACCGGTGGATTAAGTGTTGTTGCCAAAGTTTATGGCATAGCTG GTTGTATTAAATTCTTGGAACCTTATTATCTGATACTGGTCACTAAGCGTCGGCAAATTGGGTGCATATGTGGTCATGCAGTATACAGTATAGATGAAAGCCAAATTATATCTATTCCACACGTGTCTGTTCAAACTGAAGCAGCTTATTCAAAAACTGAGCTGAG GTACAAGAAGCTTTTATCCTGTGTAGACTTGACTAGAGATTTTTTCTATAGCTACACATACCCTATAATGCAAAGTTTGCAGAAGAATGTGATATCAATATCTGAAGAAAGGATGCCATATGAGAATATTTTTGTGTGGAATGCATTCTTAACTGAACCAATTCGATCAAGATGCAATAACACGATATGGACACTTGCTTTGGTCCATGGGAATTTTAAGCAG ACGAGGCTCTCAGTCTTTGGAAGAGACTTCAGTGTCACACTGGTCGCCAGACGCTCTCGACATTTTGCTGGGACACG CTATTTGAAAAGAGGAGTAAACGATAGGGGGAGGGTTGCGAATGATGTTGAAACAGAACAAATTATCCTTGACGAAGAAGCCGGTTCATGCAAAGGAAAAATGAGTTCCGTTGTTCAGATGAGGGGTTCAATTCCCCTCTTTTGGTCGCAAGAAGCCTCCAGATTTAGTCCTAAGCCTGATATCATCT TGCAAAGGTATGACCCTACATATGAGGCAACAAAGATGCATTTTGAGGATTTGGCAGAGCGATATGGCAACCCCATAATAGTCCTTAACCTTATTAAg ACCGTCGAGAAACGGCCCCGAGAAATGATGCTGAGGCGTGAGTTTACCACTGCAGTTGGATATCTAAACCAGATTCTTCCAGAAGAAAAGCAGCTGAAATTTATTCATTGGGACTTTAACAAGTTTGCCAAGAG CAAATCTGCCAATGTGTTGGCTGTTCTAGGTGGCGTGGCAAGTGAAGCACTTGACTTGACTGGGTTCTACTATAGTGGAAAGCCGTCAGCTATCAAAAGAAAATCCAGCCAGATCAGTCGTACCAGTATTACAAG ggaTGCTTCTCTTAGAGATCTGCGAGCTAATTCTGGGGATCTTGCAAGAATTGGGAGTAATATTGATACTCTAAATTCAGCTTTAATGCAAAACAGAGATTGCACAGGACCTCAACATTCTTCAAATAATAACTATGGTAATGCCGCACCAAGGTTTCAGAGTGGAGTTTTGCGCACCAATTGTATCGATTGCTTGGATCGTACGAATGTTGCTCAATATGCTTATGGTCTAGCAGCTTTAGGCCGTCAACTACATGCAATGAGTTTGACGGATGAGCCTAAAGTGGACGCTGATAGTAGCATTGCCGCAGCTTTGATGGAAATGTACCAAAGTATGGGGGATGCTCTGGCCCAACAATATGCTGGTTCGGCAGCTCAGAATACT GTGTTTCCCGAGAGACAGGGAAAGTGGAAAGCAACGACGCAATCTAAGGAATTGCTAAAATCTATCCAGCGATATTACAGCAATACTTATACTGATGGTGAAAAACAAGATGCTATAAATTT atttttgggCTATTTTAAACCACAAGATAGTAGACCAACTATATGGGATCTGGACTCTGATTATTACCTTCATGTTACTGGCATTGAAGATAATTTCACCCCTGAGAAGAG GTCTGTTGCGGTCCTTTCCCCTGTTCCTGCTTGGAGAGAGGACTTCTCTCGGATAAAGTTAACATCATTCGACAAATTGTTACAACAAACATGCAGCTCTATTAAAAATGTGAGGCTTTGGGCCGAACCTGCTCAAAGAACTGGAAATTCTGGAATGGCACCTGATGCAGC AGAAATTCAGCTTAAAACCCCAAACTGGCTTTTTGGTCAAAGAAAGTTGGACAAGAGTAGCTCACCGCGCAAAGTGGTGTCTAATGAATGTGCTGACGAAGAGTCTAAGATTGAAAGTAGAGTTGAGTACTTACTTGACATTGACTGGCCTTCTTATATTGGTAACACTAATGAAGAGGAGGTGTCCCAAAG ATATCTTTCCATGACTTCGGTAGATGAAGCTAATGGATGGTATGGTGGTACTTTAATTGGTGATCAAGATGAAAACAGTGAGATTTACAAGCATTATGCTGAACTTTGTCAG
- the LOC108203719 gene encoding phosphatidylinositol-3-phosphatase SAC1 isoform X2 yields MAKSSKSSSKPPIVQLNDLEFDSNSYSLEKFTLYETRARFYLIGSDRKKRYFRVLKIDRMEASELNISEDPVVYSSKEINSLLQRIDEGNRATGGLSVVAKVYGIAGCIKFLEPYYLILVTKRRQIGCICGHAVYSIDESQIISIPHVSVQTEAAYSKTELRYKKLLSCVDLTRDFFYSYTYPIMQSLQKNVISISEERMPYENIFVWNAFLTEPIRSRCNNTIWTLALVHGNFKQTRLSVFGRDFSVTLVARRSRHFAGTRYLKRGVNDRGRVANDVETEQIILDEEAGSCKGKMSSVVQMRGSIPLFWSQEASRFSPKPDIILQRYDPTYEATKMHFEDLAERYGNPIIVLNLIKTVEKRPREMMLRREFTTAVGYLNQILPEEKQLKFIHWDFNKFAKSKSANVLAVLGGVASEALDLTGFYYSGKPSAIKRKSSQISRTSITRDASLRDLRANSGDLARIGSNIDTLNSALMQNRDCTGPQHSSNNNYGNAAPRFQSGVLRTNCIDCLDRTNVAQYAYGLAALGRQLHAMSLTDEPKVDADSSIAAALMEMYQSMGDALAQQYAGSAAQNTVFPERQGKWKATTQSKELLKSIQRYYSNTYTDGEKQDAINLFLGYFKPQDSRPTIWDLDSDYYLHVTGIEDNFTPEKRSHSNSRSVAVLSPVPAWREDFSRIKLTSFDKLLQQTCSSIKNVRLWAEPAQRTGNSGMAPDAAEIQLKTPNWLFGQRKLDKSSSPRKVVSNECADEESKIESRVEYLLDIDWPSYIGNTNEEEVSQRYLSMTSVDEANGWYGGTLIGDQDENSEIYKHYAELCQGPAMEPFQLDTETEKLYADFLQAGTFDGSNDASVEKEMEEALKEFNRISADLGIIPSSCKASYGDPCQLTRWIIGEEKIQKV; encoded by the exons ATGGCAAAATCCTCAAAATCAAGCTCAAAACCTCCGATCGTGCAATTAAACGATCTCGAATTCGACTCCAACTCCTACTCACTCGAGAAATTTACACTCTACGAAACTCGAGCG AGATTTTATCTGATTGGAAGCGACCGGAAGAAGAGGTACTTCCGAGTGCTGAAAATCGATCGAATGGAAGCTTCGGAGTTGAATATAAGTGAAGATCCTGTCGTTTATTCGTCCAAGGAAATTAATAGTTTGCTTCAGCGTATTGATGAGGGAAATCGTGCTACCGGTGGATTAAGTGTTGTTGCCAAAGTTTATGGCATAGCTG GTTGTATTAAATTCTTGGAACCTTATTATCTGATACTGGTCACTAAGCGTCGGCAAATTGGGTGCATATGTGGTCATGCAGTATACAGTATAGATGAAAGCCAAATTATATCTATTCCACACGTGTCTGTTCAAACTGAAGCAGCTTATTCAAAAACTGAGCTGAG GTACAAGAAGCTTTTATCCTGTGTAGACTTGACTAGAGATTTTTTCTATAGCTACACATACCCTATAATGCAAAGTTTGCAGAAGAATGTGATATCAATATCTGAAGAAAGGATGCCATATGAGAATATTTTTGTGTGGAATGCATTCTTAACTGAACCAATTCGATCAAGATGCAATAACACGATATGGACACTTGCTTTGGTCCATGGGAATTTTAAGCAG ACGAGGCTCTCAGTCTTTGGAAGAGACTTCAGTGTCACACTGGTCGCCAGACGCTCTCGACATTTTGCTGGGACACG CTATTTGAAAAGAGGAGTAAACGATAGGGGGAGGGTTGCGAATGATGTTGAAACAGAACAAATTATCCTTGACGAAGAAGCCGGTTCATGCAAAGGAAAAATGAGTTCCGTTGTTCAGATGAGGGGTTCAATTCCCCTCTTTTGGTCGCAAGAAGCCTCCAGATTTAGTCCTAAGCCTGATATCATCT TGCAAAGGTATGACCCTACATATGAGGCAACAAAGATGCATTTTGAGGATTTGGCAGAGCGATATGGCAACCCCATAATAGTCCTTAACCTTATTAAg ACCGTCGAGAAACGGCCCCGAGAAATGATGCTGAGGCGTGAGTTTACCACTGCAGTTGGATATCTAAACCAGATTCTTCCAGAAGAAAAGCAGCTGAAATTTATTCATTGGGACTTTAACAAGTTTGCCAAGAG CAAATCTGCCAATGTGTTGGCTGTTCTAGGTGGCGTGGCAAGTGAAGCACTTGACTTGACTGGGTTCTACTATAGTGGAAAGCCGTCAGCTATCAAAAGAAAATCCAGCCAGATCAGTCGTACCAGTATTACAAG ggaTGCTTCTCTTAGAGATCTGCGAGCTAATTCTGGGGATCTTGCAAGAATTGGGAGTAATATTGATACTCTAAATTCAGCTTTAATGCAAAACAGAGATTGCACAGGACCTCAACATTCTTCAAATAATAACTATGGTAATGCCGCACCAAGGTTTCAGAGTGGAGTTTTGCGCACCAATTGTATCGATTGCTTGGATCGTACGAATGTTGCTCAATATGCTTATGGTCTAGCAGCTTTAGGCCGTCAACTACATGCAATGAGTTTGACGGATGAGCCTAAAGTGGACGCTGATAGTAGCATTGCCGCAGCTTTGATGGAAATGTACCAAAGTATGGGGGATGCTCTGGCCCAACAATATGCTGGTTCGGCAGCTCAGAATACT GTGTTTCCCGAGAGACAGGGAAAGTGGAAAGCAACGACGCAATCTAAGGAATTGCTAAAATCTATCCAGCGATATTACAGCAATACTTATACTGATGGTGAAAAACAAGATGCTATAAATTT atttttgggCTATTTTAAACCACAAGATAGTAGACCAACTATATGGGATCTGGACTCTGATTATTACCTTCATGTTACTGGCATTGAAGATAATTTCACCCCTGAGAAGAG GTCTCATTCAAATTCTAGGTCTGTTGCGGTCCTTTCCCCTGTTCCTGCTTGGAGAGAGGACTTCTCTCGGATAAAGTTAACATCATTCGACAAATTGTTACAACAAACATGCAGCTCTATTAAAAATGTGAGGCTTTGGGCCGAACCTGCTCAAAGAACTGGAAATTCTGGAATGGCACCTGATGCAGC AGAAATTCAGCTTAAAACCCCAAACTGGCTTTTTGGTCAAAGAAAGTTGGACAAGAGTAGCTCACCGCGCAAAGTGGTGTCTAATGAATGTGCTGACGAAGAGTCTAAGATTGAAAGTAGAGTTGAGTACTTACTTGACATTGACTGGCCTTCTTATATTGGTAACACTAATGAAGAGGAGGTGTCCCAAAG ATATCTTTCCATGACTTCGGTAGATGAAGCTAATGGATGGTATGGTGGTACTTTAATTGGTGATCAAGATGAAAACAGTGAGATTTACAAGCATTATGCTGAACTTTGTCAG
- the LOC108203719 gene encoding phosphatidylinositol-3-phosphatase SAC1 isoform X1, whose product MAKSSKSSSKPPIVQLNDLEFDSNSYSLEKFTLYETRARFYLIGSDRKKRYFRVLKIDRMEASELNISEDPVVYSSKEINSLLQRIDEGNRATGGLSVVAKVYGIAGCIKFLEPYYLILVTKRRQIGCICGHAVYSIDESQIISIPHVSVQTEAAYSKTELRYKKLLSCVDLTRDFFYSYTYPIMQSLQKNVISISEERMPYENIFVWNAFLTEPIRSRCNNTIWTLALVHGNFKQTRLSVFGRDFSVTLVARRSRHFAGTRYLKRGVNDRGRVANDVETEQIILDEEAGSCKGKMSSVVQMRGSIPLFWSQEASRFSPKPDIILQRYDPTYEATKMHFEDLAERYGNPIIVLNLIKTVEKRPREMMLRREFTTAVGYLNQILPEEKQLKFIHWDFNKFAKSKSANVLAVLGGVASEALDLTGFYYSGKPSAIKRKSSQISRTSITRDASLRDLRANSGDLARIGSNIDTLNSALMQNRDCTGPQHSSNNNYGNAAPRFQSGVLRTNCIDCLDRTNVAQYAYGLAALGRQLHAMSLTDEPKVDADSSIAAALMEMYQSMGDALAQQYAGSAAQNTVFPERQGKWKATTQSKELLKSIQRYYSNTYTDGEKQDAINLFLGYFKPQDSRPTIWDLDSDYYLHVTGIEDNFTPEKRSHSNSRSVAVLSPVPAWREDFSRIKLTSFDKLLQQTCSSIKNVRLWAEPAQRTGNSGMAPDAAEIQLKTPNWLFGQRKLDKSSSPRKVVSNECADEESKIESRVEYLLDIDWPSYIGNTNEEEVSQRYLSMTSVDEANGWYGGTLIGDQDENSEIYKHYAELCQGPAMEPFQLDTETEKLYADFLQAGTFDGSNDASVEKEMEEALKEFNRISADLGIIPSSCKASYGDPCQLTRWIIGEEKIQKACC is encoded by the exons ATGGCAAAATCCTCAAAATCAAGCTCAAAACCTCCGATCGTGCAATTAAACGATCTCGAATTCGACTCCAACTCCTACTCACTCGAGAAATTTACACTCTACGAAACTCGAGCG AGATTTTATCTGATTGGAAGCGACCGGAAGAAGAGGTACTTCCGAGTGCTGAAAATCGATCGAATGGAAGCTTCGGAGTTGAATATAAGTGAAGATCCTGTCGTTTATTCGTCCAAGGAAATTAATAGTTTGCTTCAGCGTATTGATGAGGGAAATCGTGCTACCGGTGGATTAAGTGTTGTTGCCAAAGTTTATGGCATAGCTG GTTGTATTAAATTCTTGGAACCTTATTATCTGATACTGGTCACTAAGCGTCGGCAAATTGGGTGCATATGTGGTCATGCAGTATACAGTATAGATGAAAGCCAAATTATATCTATTCCACACGTGTCTGTTCAAACTGAAGCAGCTTATTCAAAAACTGAGCTGAG GTACAAGAAGCTTTTATCCTGTGTAGACTTGACTAGAGATTTTTTCTATAGCTACACATACCCTATAATGCAAAGTTTGCAGAAGAATGTGATATCAATATCTGAAGAAAGGATGCCATATGAGAATATTTTTGTGTGGAATGCATTCTTAACTGAACCAATTCGATCAAGATGCAATAACACGATATGGACACTTGCTTTGGTCCATGGGAATTTTAAGCAG ACGAGGCTCTCAGTCTTTGGAAGAGACTTCAGTGTCACACTGGTCGCCAGACGCTCTCGACATTTTGCTGGGACACG CTATTTGAAAAGAGGAGTAAACGATAGGGGGAGGGTTGCGAATGATGTTGAAACAGAACAAATTATCCTTGACGAAGAAGCCGGTTCATGCAAAGGAAAAATGAGTTCCGTTGTTCAGATGAGGGGTTCAATTCCCCTCTTTTGGTCGCAAGAAGCCTCCAGATTTAGTCCTAAGCCTGATATCATCT TGCAAAGGTATGACCCTACATATGAGGCAACAAAGATGCATTTTGAGGATTTGGCAGAGCGATATGGCAACCCCATAATAGTCCTTAACCTTATTAAg ACCGTCGAGAAACGGCCCCGAGAAATGATGCTGAGGCGTGAGTTTACCACTGCAGTTGGATATCTAAACCAGATTCTTCCAGAAGAAAAGCAGCTGAAATTTATTCATTGGGACTTTAACAAGTTTGCCAAGAG CAAATCTGCCAATGTGTTGGCTGTTCTAGGTGGCGTGGCAAGTGAAGCACTTGACTTGACTGGGTTCTACTATAGTGGAAAGCCGTCAGCTATCAAAAGAAAATCCAGCCAGATCAGTCGTACCAGTATTACAAG ggaTGCTTCTCTTAGAGATCTGCGAGCTAATTCTGGGGATCTTGCAAGAATTGGGAGTAATATTGATACTCTAAATTCAGCTTTAATGCAAAACAGAGATTGCACAGGACCTCAACATTCTTCAAATAATAACTATGGTAATGCCGCACCAAGGTTTCAGAGTGGAGTTTTGCGCACCAATTGTATCGATTGCTTGGATCGTACGAATGTTGCTCAATATGCTTATGGTCTAGCAGCTTTAGGCCGTCAACTACATGCAATGAGTTTGACGGATGAGCCTAAAGTGGACGCTGATAGTAGCATTGCCGCAGCTTTGATGGAAATGTACCAAAGTATGGGGGATGCTCTGGCCCAACAATATGCTGGTTCGGCAGCTCAGAATACT GTGTTTCCCGAGAGACAGGGAAAGTGGAAAGCAACGACGCAATCTAAGGAATTGCTAAAATCTATCCAGCGATATTACAGCAATACTTATACTGATGGTGAAAAACAAGATGCTATAAATTT atttttgggCTATTTTAAACCACAAGATAGTAGACCAACTATATGGGATCTGGACTCTGATTATTACCTTCATGTTACTGGCATTGAAGATAATTTCACCCCTGAGAAGAG GTCTCATTCAAATTCTAGGTCTGTTGCGGTCCTTTCCCCTGTTCCTGCTTGGAGAGAGGACTTCTCTCGGATAAAGTTAACATCATTCGACAAATTGTTACAACAAACATGCAGCTCTATTAAAAATGTGAGGCTTTGGGCCGAACCTGCTCAAAGAACTGGAAATTCTGGAATGGCACCTGATGCAGC AGAAATTCAGCTTAAAACCCCAAACTGGCTTTTTGGTCAAAGAAAGTTGGACAAGAGTAGCTCACCGCGCAAAGTGGTGTCTAATGAATGTGCTGACGAAGAGTCTAAGATTGAAAGTAGAGTTGAGTACTTACTTGACATTGACTGGCCTTCTTATATTGGTAACACTAATGAAGAGGAGGTGTCCCAAAG ATATCTTTCCATGACTTCGGTAGATGAAGCTAATGGATGGTATGGTGGTACTTTAATTGGTGATCAAGATGAAAACAGTGAGATTTACAAGCATTATGCTGAACTTTGTCAG